Part of the Choloepus didactylus isolate mChoDid1 chromosome 27, mChoDid1.pri, whole genome shotgun sequence genome is shown below.
TCTCTCACCTTTCCGCTCTCACCTGTCTCCCCCTCACCTGTTCTCTCTTACCTGCAGTTCTCACCTTTAGTTCTCACCTCTCCTCAGGTGTGGGAGCGCCCCGTGGCCTTGAAGGCTGAGCTGGCCCTGACGCTGAAGGTCCTGGGGGCCATGGCTGACTCGGCCCTGGGGGACGTCCTGGACCAGCCCCTTCACACCCTGCGTGACATCCACCGCGAGCTCCAGGCCTGTGTGAGTACTCGGGGCACCCAGGCCATGGCCGTGGGCTCTGACACCCCCACTCTTCACCCACTGTCCCAGGCCAGGCCTCACACATGACCCTTCTCTGCCCACAGAtgccagcccagcccctggcaggccccaggccccagggccGCCTCCTCCACTGGGTGCACCGGCTCCGGGAGGCCCCGAAGAAGGTGAGTGGCCAGGGAGGGGGACAGACGTCGGGGTCTCGGGAAGGGAGGAGCCGACACCTTGGCGATGGGAAACCACCACCTCTTCTCTCCCGCAGGAGTCCCAGAGCTGCCTGGAGGCCTCGGTCACGTTCAACCTCTTCCGCCTCCTCATTCGGGACCTGAAGTGCGTTGCCAGTGGGGACTTGTGTGTCTGACCCCACAGACCCACCTTCCAACCTGTCCTCACCCCTTAGATAATATATAGTCATCAATCACTTTTCTTAAGTTATTGCACCCAAATCCCTATTAATGTATTTATGTGAGTGGAGTCTCAAACTCAGACTCaatagaatatttattttcatacgTTTTAATAAAGTTGTGCAAATAAACAATGAGGAGAAGAATCTGTTTGTCGTTGagctgtgtgtgtgcttgtgtgcataagttttctcttgctgctgtaacaaaatgtaaaacaacacaCGTTTGTTATCTCCCAGTTCTCAAGGCCAGAAGTCTgggttggtgttctagtttgctaatgctgccagaatgcaaaacaccagagatagattggcttttataaaaggggtttatttggttacacagttacagtcttaaggccataaagtgtccaaggtaacacatcaacaattgggtaccttcactggaggatggccagtggtgtccagaaaatctctgttagctgggaaggcacgtggctggcgtctgctccaaagttctggtttcaaaatggctttctcccaggacgttcctctctacgctgcagttcctcaaaaatgtcactcttaattgtacttgggatatttgtcctctttcagcttctctggagcaagaatctgctttcaatggccgtcttcaaactgtctctcatctgcagctcctgtgctttcttcaaagtgtccctcttgtctgtagctcctcttcaaaacatcactcacagctgcactgcgttccttctgttatgtcagctcatttatatgactcctctgatcaacttagacccaccccgaatgggcggagaaacacctccatggaaactatccaatcagagtcatcacccacagctgggtggggtgcattccaaagaaacactcaaagaattacaatctaatcaacactgatagcatctgcccacacaagattacatcaaagataatggggtttgggggacacaatatattcaaactggcacagttggctTGGCtggtttctctctgcttctggtctcacaaggccaaaatcaagatgttggctgTCTGGGCTCTTATCAAGAGGCTCTGGAAAGAATCTGCTTTCAGGGTCATTCAGGTTGTGGGCAGAATTtagttccttgcagttgtaggactgaggtccccaaTTTCCATCACATACTCATATAATTGTCTACAAAGCAGGAAGAGCAGCATGGTGGAGACTCCTGTTAGCAGTCTTCCATACCCATTCTCCCCTCTTCCTTTCAATGCTCTAAagactactgttctagtttgctaatgctgcagaatgcaaaacaccagagatggataggcttttataaaatgggggtttatttcactacacagttacagtcttaaggccacaaaacgtccaaggtaacacatcagtaatcgggtaccttcactggaggatggccaatggcgtccggaaaacctctgttagctgggaaggcacatggctggcgtctgctccaaagttctggtttcaaaatggctttctcccaggacgttcctctctagcaagcttgcacctcttcaaagcgtcactcacagctacactccgttcagtctctttgagtcagcatgttttatatggctccactgatcaaggcccaccctgaatgggtggggtcacacctccataggagtatcccacccaagtcaccacccacagctgggtggggcacatttcaagcaaatctaaccagcaccaaaacctctgtcccacaagaccacaatgataatggcatttgggggacacaatacattcaaaccagcacattccaccccctggaccccaaaatgacattatctttccaaatacaaaatacattcatttcatcacaatatcacagaaacttacatcatttcagtaacaatagtcaagtacaaaatcccatcaaaatcaaatataggcgtggtcagtcctaagacataatttttctttagctgtggatctgtgaacttagaacaagttatgtgctcccaatatacaaaggagagacattcataggatgaacatttccattgccataaggagaaacagtaaggaaaacagggttcctaaaacccacaggacaaagtccattagatttcaaagtctgagagtcatttacagaacaatgttgcatccttggggcttgagagagcgggagcctaacccttcccaagggcctttttggcagctgtttcctctccaaatgcttgggtgagtgctccaacatttccacacattggggagaccaccttctcggctccaccctcctcaaacctcagggcagctcccggattcccttccatctcccgggcacatgctcaaccccttcagaacagtgtggtggcagccaggctctccccaattccctggaaatgtgctccaccctctttaggACCTGAGGGGGCAAAATttctcttccagagcatcgaagaggaaagcccaccctcgacctccagggcaaactcaccctttccatgcatgtgggctgctctgctctcccagcccgagacctcctgactccagacctcaacctccatcgctctgtctttgaagagatttttcctttaattgtttccttgtctgtctcctccagtccagactggcaatggctctgtctataaagatctcgcaaaaattctgttggctttgcatgaagcacgcaggggtcaaagccatcagacaataggagtttccacaaatcctttctggataattccatctccaatcttggcttgtactgaaatggcggctgggttccatgtttggttacatcctcacattgggctgtagcttctgggattccaccccctggaagcttgtaactttccaagccatcagcttctggtttctttgaacccaagagttcagttctaagtttctctctctccgcttgcattttactataagctgcaaggagaagccaggatacatcctccacacgtagtctggagatctcctcagctaagtattccagtttgtcacttttaaattcttccttccatctgacaccaggactcaatttgccaaattctctgccactttaaaacaaggttcgcctttcttccagtttgcaacaacacattcatcatttctgttcaagacctcatcagaagtatctttaga
Proteins encoded:
- the IFNL3 gene encoding interferon lambda-3, whose amino-acid sequence is MAVGCMLVLTLEAVGLPRTGAVPVPAPLKDLPDTRGCHITRFKHLSPQELQAFKKAKDALEESLLLKDWSCNSRLFPRTWGLKELQVWERPVALKAELALTLKVLGAMADSALGDVLDQPLHTLRDIHRELQACMPAQPLAGPRPQGRLLHWVHRLREAPKKESQSCLEASVTFNLFRLLIRDLKCVASGDLCV